One Sagittula stellata E-37 genomic window carries:
- a CDS encoding SDR family oxidoreductase: protein MPTAIVTGAARGIGRGIADRLVADGWQVAALDLSFEGDVAGRPVVCDVSDEASVAAAFADLSDMLSGGLDLLVNNAGVASPVSGPVEDLSLDGWNRWIGVNLTGTFLMVRAAVPFLRQARGSVVNLSSTRARMAEPDTEAYCASKGGVEGLTQALAVSLGPEVRVNAIAPGWIVTDGWDELRPEDHAQHPAGRAGRVGDIADSVVWLAGAGFVTGQVVTVDGGMTRKMIYAE from the coding sequence ATGCCCACGGCCATCGTGACAGGGGCCGCGCGCGGGATCGGGCGCGGCATCGCCGACCGGCTGGTGGCGGACGGCTGGCAGGTCGCGGCGCTCGACCTGTCCTTCGAGGGCGATGTGGCGGGGCGTCCGGTGGTCTGCGACGTGTCGGACGAGGCGTCCGTGGCCGCCGCCTTCGCGGATCTGTCGGACATGCTGTCGGGCGGGCTGGACCTTCTGGTGAACAACGCGGGCGTCGCCTCTCCGGTCAGCGGGCCGGTGGAGGACCTGTCGCTTGACGGCTGGAACCGCTGGATCGGCGTCAACCTGACCGGCACTTTCCTGATGGTACGGGCGGCGGTGCCCTTCCTGCGGCAGGCGCGCGGGTCGGTGGTCAACCTCTCGTCCACCCGGGCGCGCATGGCAGAGCCGGACACAGAGGCCTATTGCGCCTCGAAGGGCGGGGTCGAGGGGCTGACGCAGGCGCTTGCCGTGTCGCTCGGACCGGAGGTGCGGGTCAACGCCATCGCGCCGGGCTGGATCGTGACGGACGGCTGGGACGAGCTGCGCCCGGAAGATCACGCGCAGCACCCCGCAGGCAGGGCCGGCCGGGTGGGTGACATTGCCGACAGCGTGGTCTGGCTGGCGGGCGCCGGGTTCGTCACCGGGCAGGTGGTCACCGTCGACGGCGGCATGACGCGCAAGATGATCTACGCCGAATGA
- a CDS encoding M20 aminoacylase family protein has product MPVKNRFAELHGDITAWRRDLHEHPEILFETHRTSALVAEKLQAFGCDEVVTGIGRTGVVGIIKGRNTGSGKVIGLRADMDALPIEEQTGVEYASKTPGAMHACGHDGHTAMLLGAAQYLAETRNFDGTVAVIFQPAEEGGGGGKEMCQDGMMERFGIQEVYGMHNWPGKPVGSFAIRSGAFFAATDQYEITIHGKGGHAAKPHQTVDPVVISTQVVQALQSISSRNADPSDPIVVSVTSIESSSKAFNVIPARVTLKGTMRTMSKENRELGEARIKELAPLTAEAFGGSAEVRWIRGYPSMVNSEEQTSFAADVAEAVSGACERDAPITMGGEDFAYMLEERPGAYILVGNGDTADVHNPGYNFNDEAIPAGCSWWAEIVERRMPVAG; this is encoded by the coding sequence ATGCCCGTCAAGAACCGTTTCGCAGAGCTTCACGGCGACATCACCGCCTGGCGACGCGACCTCCATGAGCACCCCGAGATCCTGTTCGAGACCCACCGCACCAGTGCGCTGGTGGCCGAGAAGCTGCAGGCCTTCGGCTGTGACGAGGTGGTGACCGGCATCGGACGGACCGGCGTGGTCGGCATCATCAAGGGCCGCAACACCGGATCGGGCAAGGTGATCGGCCTGCGCGCCGACATGGACGCGCTGCCCATCGAGGAGCAGACCGGGGTGGAGTACGCCTCGAAGACGCCGGGCGCGATGCACGCCTGCGGCCACGACGGGCACACGGCGATGCTGTTGGGCGCGGCGCAGTACCTGGCCGAGACGCGCAACTTCGACGGCACCGTGGCAGTGATCTTCCAGCCGGCCGAAGAGGGCGGCGGCGGCGGCAAGGAGATGTGCCAGGACGGCATGATGGAGCGCTTCGGCATCCAGGAGGTCTATGGCATGCACAACTGGCCCGGAAAGCCAGTGGGCAGCTTCGCGATCCGGTCGGGCGCTTTCTTTGCGGCCACCGACCAGTACGAGATCACCATCCACGGCAAGGGCGGCCACGCCGCAAAGCCGCACCAGACGGTGGACCCGGTGGTGATCTCCACCCAGGTGGTGCAGGCGTTGCAGAGCATTTCCAGCCGCAATGCCGATCCGTCCGATCCGATCGTGGTGTCGGTGACGTCGATCGAAAGCTCCTCGAAGGCGTTCAACGTGATCCCGGCGCGGGTGACGCTGAAGGGCACGATGCGCACCATGTCGAAAGAGAACCGCGAACTCGGCGAGGCACGGATCAAGGAGCTGGCCCCGCTGACCGCGGAGGCCTTTGGCGGCAGTGCCGAGGTGCGCTGGATCCGGGGCTATCCCTCGATGGTGAATTCCGAGGAGCAGACGAGCTTTGCGGCGGATGTGGCCGAAGCGGTGTCGGGCGCCTGCGAGCGCGACGCGCCGATCACCATGGGCGGCGAGGACTTCGCCTACATGCTCGAGGAACGGCCCGGCGCCTACATCCTGGTCGGCAACGGCGACACCGCCGACGTGCACAACCCCGGCTACAACTTCAACGACGAGGCCATCCCGGCGGGCTGCTCGTGGTGGGCCGAGATCGTCGAGCGGCGGATGCCGGTCGCGGGCTGA
- a CDS encoding NAD(P)/FAD-dependent oxidoreductase: MIFPFRDEGERDFRGPLPEAVDVAVIGGGVIGVSTALFAARAGKRVLLLEKGRIAAEQSSRNWGWIRTQGRDMAEIPVAEEAKRLWRGFDEECKGALGVETVGVSYLAGTEAEMAAFEGWLTEAKAQGVDSRLVGRTETVRSMAYPHAGWCGMLLTPSDMKGEPWVAVPRLAKLAEADGAMIRERVAVRRLEISAGQVTGVVTEEGTVRAESVVLAGGAWSSLLLARHGVRVPQLAVRSTALATRPLPDLGLPASVDSDIAFRRRADGGYTLAPAGFAELYTGADMLRHLPVYLKLALQGSFDVHLRGPQPHGWPDSPGVARSWSGDEVSPFERVRILDPGPNKRRVLELLRRFAEIYPALGDVHLNTAWGGMIDVMPDVVPVVDRVDALPGLTVCTGMCGHGFGAGPAFGRIAADLAMGRDPGTALDRFRLSRFSDGSRLVPGPNI, from the coding sequence ATGATCTTTCCGTTTCGGGACGAAGGCGAGCGGGACTTTCGCGGACCACTGCCAGAGGCGGTTGACGTTGCGGTGATCGGCGGCGGCGTGATCGGCGTGTCGACCGCGCTGTTCGCGGCGCGCGCGGGCAAGCGTGTGCTGCTGCTGGAAAAGGGCCGCATCGCAGCCGAGCAATCCTCGCGCAACTGGGGCTGGATCCGGACACAGGGCCGCGACATGGCGGAGATACCGGTGGCCGAGGAGGCAAAGCGGCTCTGGCGCGGCTTCGACGAGGAATGCAAAGGCGCGCTTGGCGTCGAAACGGTCGGCGTGTCCTACCTTGCCGGAACGGAGGCCGAGATGGCCGCCTTCGAGGGGTGGCTGACGGAAGCGAAGGCGCAGGGCGTCGATTCGCGGCTGGTGGGCCGGACAGAGACGGTGCGCAGCATGGCCTACCCGCATGCGGGCTGGTGCGGCATGCTGCTGACACCGTCGGACATGAAGGGGGAGCCATGGGTTGCCGTGCCCCGGCTGGCGAAGCTGGCCGAAGCGGACGGCGCGATGATCCGGGAACGGGTGGCGGTGCGCAGGCTGGAGATCAGCGCCGGTCAGGTGACGGGCGTCGTGACCGAAGAGGGCACCGTGCGGGCGGAAAGCGTGGTGCTGGCGGGCGGCGCGTGGTCGTCGCTGCTGCTGGCACGCCACGGAGTGCGGGTGCCGCAGCTTGCGGTGCGCTCGACGGCCCTTGCCACACGGCCACTGCCGGACCTGGGTCTGCCTGCGTCGGTCGACAGCGACATCGCCTTCCGGCGACGCGCGGACGGCGGTTACACGCTTGCCCCGGCGGGCTTTGCGGAACTGTACACGGGCGCCGACATGCTGCGCCACCTGCCGGTCTACCTGAAACTGGCCTTGCAGGGCTCTTTCGACGTGCACCTGCGCGGTCCGCAGCCGCACGGCTGGCCGGATTCGCCGGGCGTGGCGCGGTCCTGGAGCGGCGACGAAGTCAGCCCGTTCGAACGGGTGCGCATCCTCGATCCCGGCCCGAACAAGCGGCGCGTGCTGGAACTGTTGCGCCGGTTCGCCGAAATCTACCCGGCGCTTGGCGACGTGCACCTCAACACCGCATGGGGCGGGATGATCGACGTCATGCCCGACGTGGTGCCGGTGGTGGACCGCGTCGACGCGCTGCCGGGGCTGACGGTCTGCACCGGGATGTGCGGGCATGGATTCGGTGCGGGCCCGGCCTTTGGCCGGATTGCCGCCGACCTTGCCATGGGGCGCGATCCCGGCACGGCGCTGGACCGTTTCCGGCTGTCGCGTTTCTCGGACGGATCGCGGCTGGTTCCCGGCCCGAACATCTGA
- the argE gene encoding acetylornithine deacetylase → MTERLAPRALLERLVAFPSVSREPNGPVIDWVADYLRSHGIEVGIHHKDGAPEWKALYAHVGPEVEGGVVLSGHTDVVPVDGQAWDTDPWVLTEKDGRLYGRGSCDMKGFDALAIWALVEAHYAGVTRPLQLALSYDEEVGCTGAPALIEAMQAMPRATDVIVGEPTMMKAVTGHKGGVSWWVHMHGFEVHSSMLHTGVSAIMWGAKLIDWCNAVNAAAEAAEPAGMAALFDPPYTNVHVGVISGGTAHNITAKDCEFGLGFRVVPGEDLETYRTLFTAKIDELTAGMQAVRPEAWIEAREMFSLPPFAPEEDNTAEALVRRLTGDNSENYVSYATEASHFQTAGYKAVVCGPGSISVAHQPNESIAISQLQEGEAFMRRLLEALA, encoded by the coding sequence ATGACGGAACGACTTGCGCCGCGGGCGCTGCTGGAGCGGCTCGTGGCGTTTCCCAGCGTCAGCCGGGAGCCGAACGGCCCGGTGATCGACTGGGTGGCGGACTACCTCAGATCCCACGGCATCGAAGTGGGCATCCATCACAAGGACGGCGCGCCGGAGTGGAAGGCGCTTTATGCCCACGTCGGGCCGGAGGTCGAGGGCGGCGTGGTGCTGTCGGGCCATACCGACGTGGTGCCGGTGGACGGGCAGGCCTGGGACACCGACCCATGGGTGCTGACGGAGAAGGACGGTCGGCTTTACGGGCGCGGCTCATGCGACATGAAGGGCTTCGACGCGTTGGCGATCTGGGCGCTGGTGGAGGCGCATTACGCGGGCGTCACACGGCCCCTGCAGCTTGCGCTGAGCTACGACGAGGAAGTGGGCTGCACCGGGGCGCCCGCGCTGATCGAAGCCATGCAGGCGATGCCGCGCGCGACGGACGTGATCGTGGGGGAACCCACGATGATGAAGGCGGTGACCGGTCACAAGGGCGGGGTAAGCTGGTGGGTGCACATGCACGGCTTCGAGGTGCATTCCTCGATGCTGCACACCGGCGTGTCGGCGATCATGTGGGGCGCCAAGCTGATCGACTGGTGCAACGCCGTGAACGCGGCGGCGGAGGCGGCAGAACCGGCTGGCATGGCGGCGCTGTTCGACCCGCCTTACACCAACGTCCATGTGGGCGTGATCTCGGGCGGGACGGCGCATAACATCACCGCCAAGGACTGCGAGTTCGGGCTGGGGTTCCGCGTGGTGCCGGGCGAAGATCTTGAGACGTATCGCACGCTCTTCACCGCGAAGATCGATGAGCTGACCGCCGGGATGCAGGCCGTGCGGCCCGAGGCGTGGATCGAGGCGCGCGAGATGTTCTCGCTGCCGCCCTTCGCGCCGGAAGAGGACAACACCGCAGAGGCGCTGGTGCGGCGGCTGACCGGCGACAATTCGGAGAACTACGTGAGCTACGCAACAGAGGCGAGCCACTTCCAGACCGCCGGTTACAAGGCGGTCGTCTGCGGGCCGGGCTCCATCTCGGTGGCGCACCAGCCGAACGAATCGATTGCGATCAGCCAGTTGCAGGAGGGCGAAGCCTTCATGCGACGGTTGCTGGAGGCGCTGGCATGA
- a CDS encoding ABC transporter ATP-binding protein, whose amino-acid sequence MLDDTTDTAATGAAEAQVPIARIDKLRVEFQTKDGTVVGVEDISFEINPGETVCVVGESGSGKSVSSLSLMRLIEYGGGDIAGGKMLFDRREGGVMDLATADQSVMRHIRGNEIGMIFQEPMTALNPVFTVGRQLTEGLRVHRGMSKAQAEARALELLREVRIPEPERRLKQYPHELSGGMRQRVVIAMALACKPRLLIADEPTTALDVTIQAEILALMDRLKRETGTAVMFITHDMAVVAQMADRVVVMFRGKKVEEGTVEEIFENPKHAYTKALLAAVPKLGEMTGKDLPEPMRLVGRTDQNLDPIKGSDEVLLRVENLVTRFPVKGGFFRRTVANVHATEDVSFTLNKGRTLSLVGESGCGKSTAGRSLLRLVEPLSGKIDLDGTDIMALSQSGLRDARREMQMIFQDPFASLNPQLQLADQVAEPLVNYGIGSGSEIQDKVANLFDRVELPRSFMRRYPHELSGGQRQRIAIARALALNPKLIVADEAVSALDVSVQAQVVNLMMELQAELGLGYVFISHDMAVVERVSHTVGVMYLGRIVELGPRRAVFEDPQHPYTKALMKAVPIADPRRRKAEKDLNFKPIPSPIHPVGYEAGPSVYEEVSPGHLVLTSDSGY is encoded by the coding sequence ATGCTGGACGACACCACGGATACCGCCGCGACCGGGGCCGCAGAAGCCCAGGTGCCCATCGCCCGGATCGACAAGCTCCGGGTCGAGTTCCAGACCAAGGACGGCACGGTTGTGGGGGTCGAGGACATCTCGTTCGAGATCAACCCGGGCGAGACGGTCTGCGTCGTCGGCGAATCGGGATCGGGCAAGTCGGTTTCTTCTCTCTCGCTCATGCGGCTGATCGAATACGGCGGCGGTGACATCGCGGGCGGCAAGATGCTGTTCGACCGGCGCGAGGGCGGGGTCATGGACTTGGCCACCGCCGACCAGAGCGTGATGCGCCACATTCGCGGCAACGAGATCGGCATGATCTTCCAGGAGCCGATGACCGCGCTGAACCCGGTCTTCACCGTGGGCCGCCAGCTGACCGAGGGGCTGCGCGTGCATCGTGGCATGTCGAAGGCGCAGGCGGAGGCGCGGGCGCTGGAACTCCTGCGCGAGGTCCGCATCCCGGAGCCGGAAAGGCGGCTGAAGCAGTATCCGCACGAGTTGTCGGGCGGCATGCGCCAGCGTGTGGTGATCGCCATGGCGCTGGCCTGCAAGCCGCGCCTGCTGATCGCGGACGAGCCGACCACCGCGCTGGACGTGACGATCCAGGCCGAGATCCTCGCCCTGATGGACCGCCTCAAGCGCGAGACCGGGACGGCGGTGATGTTCATCACCCACGACATGGCCGTGGTGGCGCAGATGGCCGACCGCGTGGTCGTCATGTTCCGCGGCAAAAAGGTAGAGGAAGGCACGGTCGAGGAGATCTTCGAGAACCCCAAGCACGCCTATACCAAGGCGCTGCTGGCCGCCGTGCCGAAACTGGGCGAGATGACCGGCAAGGACCTGCCGGAGCCGATGCGGCTGGTCGGGCGCACCGACCAGAACCTTGACCCGATCAAGGGGTCGGACGAGGTGCTCTTGCGGGTCGAGAACCTCGTGACGCGCTTCCCGGTGAAGGGCGGGTTCTTCCGCCGGACGGTGGCCAACGTGCACGCGACGGAGGACGTGTCCTTCACGCTGAACAAGGGCCGGACGCTGAGCCTCGTGGGGGAGTCGGGCTGCGGCAAGTCCACGGCGGGGCGGTCGCTGCTGCGGCTGGTGGAGCCGCTGTCGGGCAAGATCGACCTCGACGGCACCGACATCATGGCGCTGTCGCAATCCGGCCTGCGCGATGCGCGGCGCGAGATGCAGATGATCTTCCAGGACCCCTTTGCCTCGCTCAATCCGCAGCTTCAGCTTGCCGACCAGGTGGCGGAGCCGCTGGTGAACTACGGGATCGGGTCCGGGTCGGAGATTCAGGACAAGGTGGCCAACCTCTTCGACCGGGTCGAACTGCCGCGCTCGTTCATGCGACGCTATCCGCACGAACTGTCGGGCGGCCAGCGGCAGCGGATCGCCATTGCCCGGGCGCTGGCGCTGAACCCCAAGCTGATCGTGGCGGACGAGGCGGTCTCGGCGCTGGACGTGTCGGTGCAGGCGCAGGTGGTGAACCTGATGATGGAACTGCAGGCGGAGCTGGGTCTGGGCTATGTCTTCATCAGTCACGACATGGCGGTGGTGGAGCGGGTCTCGCACACGGTCGGGGTCATGTACCTTGGCCGGATCGTCGAACTGGGACCGCGCCGCGCAGTCTTCGAGGATCCCCAGCACCCCTATACCAAGGCCCTGATGAAGGCGGTGCCGATCGCCGATCCGCGCCGGCGGAAGGCCGAGAAGGACCTGAACTTCAAACCGATCCCGTCGCCGATCCACCCGGTCGGTTACGAGGCTGGACCGTCGGTCTATGAAGAAGTCAGCCCGGGGCATCTCGTGCTGACGTCGGACAGCGGCTATTGA
- a CDS encoding peptide ABC transporter substrate-binding protein translates to MTLKSLMMGAAAVTALAAPALAERGADGEVRIIYWQAPSILNPFLSGGTKDVEASSMIIEPLARYDETGTLVPWLATEIPTVENGGVSEDLTQITWKIKPDIVWSDGTPFTSADVKFTYEYCTHPEGGCAQLTKFEGVSSVETPDDLTVVVTFGEATPVPYGPFVGGESPILQKAQFENCVGAAASTCTEQNFNPIGTGAFVVDEFKPNDVITLSANPNYRDPAKPAFATMTFKGGGDAAAAGTAVMETGEFDYAWNLQLAPDVIAEMEEGGKGVAVAGFGPLLERVMINNTNPDPALGPDERSVIRPHPFLGDPAVYKAMSMAIDRPLLVEVGYGQAGKVTCSWVPAPEAFAYQNEDCGTQDIEGAKALLDEAGIVDTDGDGVREKDGVPLSILYQTSTNAVRQDFQALIKEWWEQIGMEVELRNVDSSVFFGGDAGSPDTFQKFYADVEMYANTFNGTDPQAYLGNGLCDKAPRPETQWQGENISRFCNEEYDTLWTELTQTADMAKRQEIGRQLSQMAYEKGSMIPLVHRGRLSAHSNSLGGVKLNVWDSELWNVADWYRIKE, encoded by the coding sequence ATGACCCTGAAATCCCTGATGATGGGTGCCGCGGCCGTGACAGCGCTCGCCGCCCCCGCGCTCGCAGAGCGTGGCGCGGACGGCGAGGTGAGGATCATCTACTGGCAGGCGCCGTCGATCCTGAACCCGTTCCTTTCGGGCGGCACCAAGGACGTCGAAGCCTCGTCGATGATCATCGAACCGCTGGCCCGCTACGACGAAACCGGCACGCTGGTGCCCTGGCTCGCGACAGAGATCCCGACGGTCGAAAACGGCGGCGTGTCCGAGGACCTGACGCAGATCACCTGGAAGATCAAACCGGACATCGTGTGGTCGGACGGTACGCCCTTCACCTCTGCCGATGTGAAGTTCACCTACGAATACTGCACCCACCCCGAAGGCGGCTGCGCGCAGCTGACGAAGTTCGAAGGCGTTTCCTCGGTCGAGACACCGGACGACCTGACCGTGGTGGTGACCTTCGGCGAAGCGACCCCCGTGCCCTACGGCCCGTTCGTCGGCGGTGAATCCCCGATCCTGCAGAAGGCCCAGTTCGAGAACTGCGTGGGCGCTGCGGCCTCCACCTGCACCGAGCAGAACTTCAACCCGATCGGCACCGGCGCATTTGTCGTCGACGAATTCAAGCCGAACGACGTGATCACCCTCTCGGCGAACCCGAACTACCGCGACCCGGCCAAGCCGGCCTTCGCCACCATGACCTTCAAGGGCGGCGGCGATGCGGCGGCAGCGGGCACGGCGGTCATGGAGACCGGCGAATTCGACTACGCCTGGAACCTCCAGCTGGCCCCCGACGTCATCGCCGAGATGGAAGAAGGCGGCAAGGGCGTGGCCGTGGCAGGCTTCGGCCCGCTTCTGGAACGCGTCATGATCAACAACACCAACCCCGATCCGGCGCTTGGTCCGGACGAGCGGTCGGTGATCCGCCCGCACCCGTTCCTCGGCGATCCGGCGGTCTACAAGGCGATGTCGATGGCCATCGACCGTCCGCTGCTGGTCGAAGTCGGCTACGGACAGGCCGGCAAGGTGACCTGCTCGTGGGTGCCCGCGCCCGAAGCCTTCGCCTACCAGAACGAGGACTGCGGCACGCAGGACATCGAAGGCGCCAAGGCGCTTCTGGATGAGGCCGGCATCGTCGATACCGACGGCGACGGCGTGCGCGAGAAGGACGGCGTTCCGCTCTCGATCCTCTACCAGACCTCGACCAACGCCGTGCGTCAGGACTTCCAGGCACTGATCAAGGAGTGGTGGGAGCAGATCGGCATGGAAGTCGAACTGCGCAACGTCGACTCCTCGGTGTTCTTCGGCGGTGACGCGGGTTCGCCCGACACCTTCCAGAAGTTCTATGCCGACGTCGAAATGTACGCCAACACCTTCAACGGCACCGACCCGCAGGCCTACCTGGGCAACGGTCTGTGCGACAAGGCTCCGCGTCCGGAAACCCAGTGGCAGGGCGAGAACATCAGCCGCTTCTGCAACGAGGAATACGACACGCTGTGGACCGAGCTTACGCAGACCGCCGACATGGCGAAACGCCAGGAAATCGGCCGCCAGCTCAGCCAGATGGCCTACGAAAAAGGCTCCATGATCCCGCTGGTGCACCGCGGCCGCCTGTCGGCACACTCCAACAGCCTTGGCGGTGTGAAGCTGAACGTCTGGGACTCCGAACTGTGGAACGTCGCAGACTGGTATCGCATCAAGGAATGA
- a CDS encoding ABC transporter permease, with product MLTYATRRLILSIPTLIFISFIIFMLLQLAPGDPMAQVPLTVPDEVKQKMREALGLGEPPLVQYWKWLVQVFWIEPKVFIDWLFGTQLAWHWEAPTFTPTDSLLASMQEAGRVREVNGEMQLWVPEQRNISWQTRSPVMDIIIQRIPQTLKVVGVAYIVAILIALPVGIYSAYRQYSVFDQAGTFVTMIGFSIPPFFTGPLLIVIFSVQLGWFPSIYDTTLVVDDWASFKLQLQQMIMPVMVLALQITAQLSRYMRASMLDNLGQDYVRTARAKGLSEAIVVNVHVVRNSMIPVITVIALGIPSIFGGAIITENVFKVNGIGQLLITALFANDLPMVMTLTFIFAVLIVLFNLIADILYGVLDPRIRYD from the coding sequence TTGCTCACCTACGCCACGCGACGGTTGATCCTCTCGATCCCGACGCTCATTTTTATCAGCTTCATCATCTTCATGCTGTTGCAACTTGCCCCGGGCGATCCGATGGCCCAGGTGCCGCTGACGGTGCCGGACGAGGTCAAACAGAAGATGCGCGAGGCCCTCGGCCTCGGCGAACCGCCTCTCGTCCAGTACTGGAAATGGCTGGTCCAGGTCTTCTGGATCGAACCCAAGGTCTTCATCGACTGGTTGTTCGGCACGCAACTGGCCTGGCACTGGGAAGCCCCGACCTTCACGCCGACCGACTCGCTGCTCGCCTCCATGCAGGAGGCGGGCCGCGTGCGCGAGGTCAACGGCGAGATGCAGCTCTGGGTGCCCGAACAGCGCAACATCTCCTGGCAGACCCGTTCGCCGGTCATGGACATCATCATCCAGCGCATTCCGCAGACCCTGAAAGTGGTCGGTGTGGCCTACATCGTGGCGATCCTGATCGCGCTGCCGGTGGGCATCTACTCCGCCTACCGCCAGTATTCGGTCTTCGACCAGGCCGGGACCTTCGTGACGATGATCGGCTTCTCGATCCCGCCGTTCTTCACAGGCCCGCTGCTGATCGTGATCTTCTCGGTGCAGCTCGGGTGGTTCCCCTCGATCTACGACACGACGCTGGTCGTGGACGACTGGGCCAGCTTCAAGCTTCAGCTTCAGCAGATGATCATGCCGGTCATGGTGCTGGCGCTGCAGATCACCGCACAGCTTTCGCGCTACATGCGGGCCTCCATGCTCGACAACCTCGGGCAGGACTACGTGCGCACCGCCCGCGCCAAGGGCCTGTCCGAAGCCATCGTCGTCAACGTCCACGTGGTGCGCAACTCGATGATCCCGGTGATCACCGTCATCGCGCTCGGCATTCCGTCGATCTTCGGCGGCGCCATCATCACCGAGAACGTCTTCAAGGTGAATGGCATCGGCCAGCTCCTGATTACGGCGCTCTTCGCAAACGACCTGCCGATGGTCATGACGCTGACCTTCATCTTCGCGGTGCTCATCGTGCTCTTCAACCTGATCGCCGACATCCTCTACGGCGTGCTCGACCCGCGGATCCGCTATGACTGA
- a CDS encoding ABC transporter permease, translating into MTDSPQDDVILAEGPAAIEALKDTGPTKPPRSRGKDVWDQFRKHKGAMFGLGFLVFITLAVLVGPYIYTVDPQKLDIRNKDMRPIYTAIWDSGAKVSWAKPLGSDQLGRDNLAQMLSGGRASMAVGWAAMILSLVIGTAIGVIAGYFKKLDGPLMRLTDLFLSLPILPLLLVAVTLFRQPLRANFGPEGGMFILIVTVIAVTSWMPTARIVRGDILAIKEREFVLAARSIGTSPFKLIRRHLLPNVLSPIMVSAALGLATAIITESALSFLGVGFPSDFPTWGKMLADAVQRMERFPERVMLPGVAISLTVLSVNYLGDGLRDALDPRMRGR; encoded by the coding sequence ATGACTGACAGCCCACAGGACGACGTAATCCTCGCCGAAGGCCCCGCCGCCATCGAGGCCCTGAAGGACACCGGCCCGACCAAGCCGCCGCGGTCACGCGGCAAGGACGTGTGGGACCAGTTCCGCAAACACAAGGGCGCGATGTTCGGGCTCGGGTTTCTGGTGTTCATCACCCTCGCGGTGCTGGTCGGCCCCTACATCTACACGGTCGACCCGCAGAAACTGGACATTCGCAACAAGGACATGCGCCCGATCTACACCGCGATCTGGGATTCCGGTGCCAAGGTGTCGTGGGCCAAACCGCTCGGCTCCGACCAGCTCGGGCGCGACAACCTCGCCCAGATGCTGTCTGGCGGCCGCGCCTCCATGGCCGTCGGCTGGGCCGCGATGATCCTCAGCCTGGTGATCGGCACCGCCATCGGCGTGATCGCTGGGTACTTCAAGAAGCTCGACGGGCCGCTCATGCGCCTCACCGACCTCTTCCTGTCGCTTCCCATCCTGCCTCTGCTGCTGGTCGCGGTGACATTGTTCCGACAACCGCTCAGGGCCAACTTCGGGCCAGAGGGGGGCATGTTCATCCTGATCGTCACGGTCATCGCCGTGACCTCCTGGATGCCCACCGCCCGCATCGTCCGGGGCGACATCCTGGCCATCAAGGAACGCGAGTTCGTGCTCGCCGCCCGCTCCATCGGCACCTCGCCGTTCAAGCTGATCCGCCGCCACCTGCTGCCGAACGTGCTGTCGCCGATCATGGTCTCCGCCGCCCTCGGCCTCGCCACGGCGATCATCACGGAATCGGCGCTCTCCTTCCTCGGCGTGGGCTTCCCGTCGGACTTCCCCACCTGGGGCAAGATGCTGGCCGATGCCGTCCAGAGGATGGAGCGCTTCCCCGAACGCGTGATGCTGCCGGGTGTCGCCATCTCGCTGACCGTGCTCAGCGTGAACTATCTCGGCGACGGCCTGCGCGACGCGCTCGACCCGCGCATGCGCGGTCGCTGA
- a CDS encoding DUF1697 domain-containing protein, whose product MPAYAAFLRAVNVGGTGKLAMADLRAMTEATGAGNVQTYIASGNVAFTHDAAPADVQAALEKALEDHVGAPVGLVLRSLPQLDALTGGNPFPDAPGNKVICLLTDAPIPAAPDDEATHKTSEDIRPGPGALYIHYPEGQGRSRLRLPAMANGTARNLNTIRKVRTLLAERS is encoded by the coding sequence ATGCCAGCCTACGCCGCCTTCCTGCGCGCCGTGAACGTGGGCGGCACCGGCAAGCTCGCCATGGCCGACCTCAGGGCGATGACCGAAGCCACGGGCGCCGGGAACGTCCAGACCTACATCGCCTCCGGCAACGTGGCCTTCACGCACGACGCCGCTCCCGCGGACGTGCAGGCGGCGCTGGAAAAGGCCCTTGAGGACCACGTCGGCGCCCCCGTGGGCCTCGTCCTCCGCAGCCTCCCGCAGCTCGACGCGCTCACCGGCGGCAACCCCTTTCCCGACGCGCCCGGCAACAAGGTGATCTGCCTTCTGACCGATGCGCCGATCCCCGCCGCCCCCGATGACGAGGCCACGCATAAGACCTCCGAGGACATTAGACCCGGGCCCGGCGCGCTCTACATCCATTATCCAGAAGGACAAGGCCGCTCGCGGCTCAGGCTTCCGGCGATGGCGAACGGCACCGCCCGCAACCTGAACACGATCCGCAAGGTGCGCACCCTTCTGGCCGAAAGGAGCTGA